A window of the Bacillota bacterium genome harbors these coding sequences:
- a CDS encoding MFS transporter: MGQNYKFLRDLALIFFGAFFVFINFYTSMTVIPLYVIEMGGDEFFSGLQGTVFFISGVILRLYFGPMADKKGRKVPLLIGAFVFATTPLLLLMVSSYWMFIPIRIYQGIGLAAFLSSSSSFVADIVPRERLGTYVGAYRLVITLALLTGPAAAQLVINNYGFSACFVLTFLTGFLAVILIALINASPLPGSEETSTYKNMLLALQDKTLWPIYGGVFLLSLGYGGILNFATVYISQVTDVLNPAIYFTYFALAGIAANLTMGYISDRLGRKAVVWPSVMMLAVGCGSLYFLPGNPGILILSSCLAGIGFSGGIAALVAWLVDKAEEKIRATVLSVQESCIDSAIALGSLLIGITGAMVGLPLSFAVVGAITFVGALTLALTKAS, translated from the coding sequence TTGGGACAGAATTATAAATTTTTGCGTGACCTGGCTTTAATTTTTTTTGGCGCTTTTTTTGTTTTTATCAACTTTTATACATCCATGACAGTAATTCCCCTCTACGTGATTGAAATGGGCGGGGATGAATTTTTTTCGGGCCTGCAGGGTACTGTTTTTTTTATTTCCGGGGTGATTTTGCGTTTGTACTTTGGGCCCATGGCAGATAAAAAGGGTAGAAAAGTGCCCCTTTTAATAGGGGCTTTTGTTTTTGCCACTACTCCTTTACTGTTATTAATGGTTTCCAGCTACTGGATGTTTATTCCCATCCGAATTTACCAAGGGATCGGCCTGGCCGCTTTTTTGTCCAGCAGCAGCTCATTTGTAGCGGACATTGTACCCAGAGAAAGACTGGGGACTTATGTTGGGGCTTACCGTTTGGTGATTACGCTGGCTCTGTTGACCGGGCCGGCTGCCGCGCAGCTTGTGATCAATAATTATGGTTTTTCTGCGTGTTTTGTACTCACCTTCTTAACTGGGTTTTTGGCAGTGATTTTAATTGCCTTAATCAATGCTTCACCGCTGCCGGGAAGTGAGGAGACAAGTACCTATAAAAATATGCTTTTGGCACTGCAAGATAAGACACTTTGGCCCATTTACGGCGGGGTTTTTTTATTGTCCCTGGGATACGGTGGCATTTTAAATTTCGCAACCGTTTACATTTCTCAGGTAACAGATGTACTTAATCCTGCCATTTACTTTACATATTTCGCCTTAGCAGGTATTGCAGCCAACCTTACTATGGGTTATATTTCCGATCGCCTGGGCCGCAAGGCTGTGGTATGGCCGTCGGTGATGATGCTGGCGGTGGGGTGCGGCTCTCTGTATTTCCTTCCCGGAAATCCAGGTATTCTTATTTTAAGCAGCTGTCTGGCCGGAATAGGCTTTTCCGGCGGCATTGCGGCCCTGGTGGCCTGGCTGGTGGATAAAGCGGAAGAGAAAATCCGGGCCACGGTACTGTCGGTCCAGGAAAGCTGCATTGATTCGGCCATTGCGCTGGGCTCGCTTTTGATTGGCATCACCGGCGCCATGGTGGGATTGCCACTTTCCTTTGCTGTGGTAGGTGCCATTACGTTTGTTGGAGCATTGACCCTTGCGTTAACCAAAGCATCTTAA
- a CDS encoding phosphohydrolase, whose protein sequence is MVDIYQKNNERNEDWIETFTGRQFWPLDPRAEDVCIEDIAHALSLLCRFNGHCNCFYSVAEHSLLCSELALKQGLGRRMELLALLHDAAEAYISDVSRPVKPYVHNFNEIEDQVQQVIFGAFSIAEPSEDEKQLIEEIDVKVLAAEASTLMPFNNWGLPYPPTNQVTINALKPDDAKDSFLTRFQILQSIEL, encoded by the coding sequence ATGGTAGATATTTATCAAAAAAACAATGAAAGAAATGAAGATTGGATTGAAACCTTTACCGGAAGGCAATTCTGGCCACTGGACCCGCGTGCGGAAGATGTTTGCATTGAAGATATAGCCCACGCCCTTTCTTTACTCTGCCGCTTTAACGGCCACTGTAATTGTTTTTACAGTGTGGCCGAACACTCTTTGCTGTGCAGTGAACTGGCGCTGAAACAAGGGCTAGGCCGTAGAATGGAACTGCTGGCACTGCTGCACGATGCAGCTGAGGCGTATATTTCCGATGTATCCAGGCCCGTAAAACCTTACGTGCATAATTTTAATGAAATAGAAGACCAGGTGCAGCAAGTTATATTCGGTGCCTTTTCTATTGCCGAACCTTCTGAGGATGAAAAACAGTTAATTGAAGAAATAGATGTAAAGGTACTGGCTGCCGAAGCATCCACATTAATGCCGTTTAACAACTGGGGACTACCGTACCCACCAACTAACCAGGTAACGATAAATGCACTCAAACCGGATGATGCTAAAGATTCCTTCTTAACCCGGTTTCAGATATTACAGAGTATAGAACTTTAA
- the asnS gene encoding asparagine--tRNA ligase: METVLIKHLGKHVNQEIQIEGWLFNKRSSGKIRFVIVRDGSGQVQGVMAKQETDPELFELAGEVTQESSIRVRGFVREEPRAPSGYELTVTGLEVVGDSEDYPITLKKHGVDFLADRRHLWIRGPRQASILRIRSEIEQAIRDFFYQRDFILADSPIITSLAAEGTTNLFEIDYHGEKAYLAQTGQLYSEATAMALGRVYNFGPVFRAEKSKTRRHLLEFWMVEAEMAYCDFEENLKVQEELVYYIIQRVLERNRLDLNTLKRDISKLEAVTLPFPRLSYTEAVKILQNSGEDFQWGEDFGAPQETLLSDHYESPVFVHRFPADIKAFYMKPDPSESRVVLGADLLASEGYGEIIGGGQRLDELEPLQQRIKEHNLPEEEFAWYTDLRRYGSVPHSGFGLGIERTVAWICGLEHIREAIPFPRMLYRIRP; encoded by the coding sequence TTGGAAACTGTATTGATAAAACACCTTGGCAAACACGTTAACCAGGAAATACAAATTGAGGGCTGGTTATTTAATAAGCGTTCGTCCGGGAAAATAAGGTTCGTTATTGTCAGGGACGGCAGCGGCCAGGTGCAAGGAGTTATGGCCAAACAGGAAACGGACCCGGAGCTTTTTGAGCTGGCCGGTGAGGTTACCCAGGAGTCTTCTATCCGGGTAAGAGGTTTTGTACGGGAAGAGCCCAGAGCACCCAGTGGGTACGAACTTACTGTTACCGGCCTGGAAGTGGTGGGCGACTCTGAGGACTACCCCATCACCCTTAAAAAACACGGTGTTGATTTCCTGGCCGACAGGAGGCACCTTTGGATCCGCGGACCACGACAGGCATCTATTTTGCGCATCCGCTCGGAAATTGAACAGGCCATACGGGACTTCTTTTACCAGCGGGACTTTATTCTGGCTGACTCCCCCATTATCACCTCCCTGGCCGCAGAGGGTACCACCAACCTCTTTGAAATAGATTATCACGGAGAAAAGGCATACCTTGCTCAGACCGGGCAGCTTTACAGCGAGGCCACTGCCATGGCTTTAGGGCGTGTTTATAATTTCGGTCCGGTCTTCCGGGCTGAAAAATCCAAAACAAGAAGGCACCTGTTGGAATTCTGGATGGTCGAGGCGGAAATGGCCTATTGTGACTTTGAGGAAAATTTGAAAGTACAGGAAGAATTGGTTTATTATATTATACAGAGAGTTCTTGAAAGAAATCGACTGGACCTGAACACCTTGAAAAGGGATATATCTAAATTGGAAGCGGTGACACTGCCATTTCCCCGCCTTAGCTACACCGAGGCCGTAAAAATACTGCAGAACAGCGGGGAAGATTTCCAGTGGGGAGAAGATTTCGGTGCCCCCCAAGAAACGTTGCTTTCCGATCATTATGAGTCACCGGTCTTTGTTCACAGGTTCCCCGCAGATATAAAAGCCTTTTACATGAAACCTGACCCCAGTGAGTCCAGGGTGGTTTTAGGGGCCGACCTTTTAGCCTCCGAAGGCTACGGAGAAATAATAGGCGGCGGGCAAAGGCTTGATGAGCTGGAGCCACTACAGCAGCGGATTAAAGAGCACAACCTGCCGGAAGAAGAATTTGCATGGTACACGGACCTGAGGCGCTACGGATCGGTTCCCCACTCCGGTTTCGGCCTGGGGATCGAAAGAACTGTGGCCTGGATCTGCGGCCTGGAACACATCAGGGAAGCAATACCGTTCCCGCGTATGCTTTACCGCATCAGGCCATAA
- a CDS encoding N-acetyltransferase family protein, whose amino-acid sequence MFIRNASEIDLPSIVEIYNATVPSRMVTADTEPVSVESRRAWFHEHSPGKHPLWVAEVDGEVAGWLSFQAFRAKPAYDVTAEISLYVAMDYRRKGIGRHMLKMAVEHSPALGLMNLLGFIFAHNTPSLTLFKGMGFEQLGRLPAVTMMDEIPRDVVIVGLSVGG is encoded by the coding sequence GTGTTTATTCGTAACGCTTCAGAAATCGATTTGCCCTCCATAGTGGAAATCTATAATGCCACAGTGCCATCCCGAATGGTTACCGCGGACACAGAGCCGGTTTCAGTAGAAAGCCGCAGAGCCTGGTTTCACGAACACAGCCCCGGTAAACACCCCTTGTGGGTGGCGGAAGTGGACGGTGAGGTTGCCGGGTGGCTTAGTTTCCAGGCCTTTCGTGCCAAGCCCGCTTATGATGTGACGGCTGAAATCAGCCTTTATGTGGCAATGGATTACCGCCGAAAAGGAATAGGAAGGCACATGCTGAAAATGGCAGTTGAACACAGTCCGGCACTGGGCCTTATGAACCTTTTGGGCTTCATTTTTGCACATAATACACCGAGCCTAACATTATTTAAAGGGATGGGCTTTGAACAACTGGGACGATTACCAGCGGTTACCATGATGGACGAAATACCCAGGGATGTGGTAATAGTGGGATTGAGTGTCGGAGGTTAG
- a CDS encoding DNA repair exonuclease: protein MSEGFSFIHAGDLHLDSPFRGFEHISDIDEPIKENILRRLRNCTFAALENIVDACIEYEVDFLVLSGDIYDLVDRSIRAELRFRNAIERLADRGIPVFAVHGNHDFDNGIRARLTWPENVHFFSPGEVEYREVIRQGKEIARIYGISYPRRDVTENYAAKFKRHQNAPFAIGVLHCNVGGVPEHENYSPCQVSDLVQSGMDYWALGHVHSHRVLKDSPCIVYAGSPQGRNPRETGDKGCCMVNVSENGLIDLQFLAVDDVRWTETRISIDNIQSEGELITQLDNQLTGIRSIHNKKSVVTRIILTGRGPLHRKLQSGALADILEELRLRLAGEEGDFIWPESIKCTTGIPLDKEALRKGETLLADLLALRGRADKDETLRSMLRESLAPLEDRTGSYVSPLSENELDLLLEVAEDLAIDLLWEDDQL, encoded by the coding sequence GTGAGTGAAGGTTTTTCTTTTATCCACGCGGGGGATTTGCACTTGGACAGCCCTTTTCGTGGTTTTGAACATATAAGCGACATTGATGAGCCCATTAAGGAAAATATACTACGCCGCCTGCGTAACTGTACCTTTGCTGCCCTGGAAAACATTGTAGATGCATGTATTGAGTATGAAGTTGATTTCCTGGTGCTCTCGGGTGATATTTATGACCTGGTTGACCGCAGTATAAGAGCGGAACTGCGTTTCCGCAATGCCATAGAAAGGCTTGCCGATCGAGGGATTCCGGTCTTTGCGGTGCATGGCAATCATGATTTTGATAATGGAATCAGGGCCCGGCTTACCTGGCCTGAAAATGTTCATTTTTTCAGCCCAGGAGAAGTGGAATACAGGGAGGTAATACGCCAGGGCAAAGAGATTGCCAGGATATACGGTATCAGTTATCCCAGGCGGGACGTCACTGAAAATTATGCCGCCAAATTTAAGCGACACCAGAACGCTCCATTTGCCATCGGAGTTTTGCACTGCAATGTGGGGGGGGTACCCGAGCATGAAAATTATTCTCCGTGCCAGGTGAGTGACCTGGTGCAGTCGGGGATGGATTACTGGGCACTGGGGCATGTTCATTCCCATCGGGTTTTAAAGGACAGCCCGTGCATTGTTTATGCGGGTAGCCCGCAGGGGCGCAATCCCCGGGAAACGGGAGATAAGGGGTGCTGCATGGTAAATGTCTCGGAGAATGGTCTTATTGACCTCCAGTTTTTGGCTGTTGACGATGTCAGGTGGACTGAGACCCGGATTTCCATAGATAATATACAGAGTGAAGGCGAACTAATAACTCAGTTGGATAATCAATTAACCGGCATCCGATCCATCCATAACAAAAAGTCGGTGGTAACGCGGATTATACTCACCGGCCGGGGCCCATTGCACCGAAAGCTGCAAAGCGGGGCTCTGGCTGATATCCTGGAAGAACTGCGCCTGCGCCTTGCAGGGGAAGAGGGTGATTTTATTTGGCCGGAGTCAATTAAATGTACTACCGGGATCCCGCTGGATAAAGAAGCACTGCGAAAGGGAGAGACCCTGCTGGCCGATCTACTGGCTTTGCGCGGCAGGGCAGATAAGGATGAAACGCTGCGGTCAATGCTGCGGGAAAGTCTTGCCCCCCTTGAAGACAGGACAGGCAGTTATGTTTCACCTCTCAGTGAGAATGAATTGGACCTGCTGCTGGAAGTTGCCGAAGATTTGGCCATCGATCTTCTCTGGGAGGATGATCAGTTGTGA
- a CDS encoding HD-GYP domain-containing protein: MPYFINHCENVASYAVSMQGAVFDSALFMAGLFHDLGKMRIPYSILETRGVLTAEEYEVVKKHSHYGSWMLDKRSYSDKIIRAVLHHHERWDGNGYPGGLKGENIPLYSRILAVADSFDAMTAGRPYRRPLSQDAALAEIAVNAGTQFDPNVVEMFLLQMKQKGCRCS; this comes from the coding sequence ATGCCATACTTCATTAATCATTGCGAAAATGTCGCGAGTTATGCTGTTTCTATGCAGGGAGCAGTGTTTGATTCCGCGTTGTTTATGGCCGGTCTTTTTCATGACCTTGGAAAAATGAGAATCCCTTATTCGATTCTGGAGACAAGAGGTGTATTGACAGCAGAGGAATATGAAGTTGTGAAAAAGCATTCCCATTATGGATCGTGGATGCTGGACAAAAGGTCTTACAGCGATAAAATAATTAGAGCTGTATTGCACCATCATGAACGCTGGGATGGCAATGGCTATCCAGGCGGCCTAAAAGGGGAAAATATTCCTTTATACAGTAGAATCCTGGCCGTAGCGGATAGTTTTGACGCCATGACGGCTGGCAGACCTTACAGAAGGCCATTATCACAGGATGCCGCTCTGGCAGAGATTGCAGTTAATGCGGGAACCCAATTCGATCCTAATGTTGTGGAAATGTTTTTACTGCAGATGAAGCAAAAAGGTTGTCGTTGTTCATAA
- a CDS encoding sigma-70 family RNA polymerase sigma factor, with the protein MQWSDEQLVDKFKSGSVEAFEELVNRYERKVYTLAYRFTGNYADAGDMVQEVFIRVYRALPKFRAESSFSTWIYKVAANVCRDELRKQRRKKSVSLENMEANQGEIAVTDEAQSPEEFVEQRDLQARVQKYIDQLTEDQRMILLLREMHQLSYEEMADVLECSLGTVKSRLSRARLALKNKMQAAGELS; encoded by the coding sequence ATGCAGTGGTCCGACGAACAACTGGTAGATAAGTTTAAAAGTGGAAGTGTAGAGGCCTTTGAGGAACTGGTGAACCGATATGAGAGAAAGGTCTATACTCTTGCCTATCGCTTTACCGGCAATTATGCCGATGCCGGGGACATGGTACAGGAGGTATTCATTCGTGTGTACCGGGCTTTGCCAAAATTTCGTGCTGAATCCAGCTTTTCCACGTGGATTTATAAGGTGGCGGCAAATGTATGCCGGGATGAACTCAGGAAGCAGCGTCGTAAGAAAAGTGTTTCTTTGGAAAATATGGAGGCAAACCAAGGCGAGATCGCTGTTACGGATGAGGCCCAATCACCGGAGGAATTTGTCGAACAGCGGGATTTGCAGGCACGGGTTCAAAAATATATTGACCAGCTTACAGAGGATCAGAGAATGATCCTTCTTTTACGTGAAATGCACCAGTTATCCTACGAGGAAATGGCGGATGTGCTGGAGTGTTCGCTTGGTACCGTGAAATCCCGTCTCAGTAGGGCCAGGCTGGCCCTTAAAAATAAAATGCAAGCAGCCGGGGAACTTTCATAG
- a CDS encoding NifU family protein, translating into MLEKVNEVMEKVRPALQRDGGDVEVVEVTDDGVVRVKLTGACGSCPMSTMTLKQGIERVLKENIPEVKEVVQV; encoded by the coding sequence GTGCTGGAAAAGGTAAATGAAGTAATGGAAAAAGTTCGTCCTGCTCTGCAAAGGGACGGTGGTGATGTTGAAGTCGTTGAAGTAACAGATGACGGTGTGGTCAGAGTTAAGCTAACAGGTGCTTGTGGTTCATGTCCCATGTCAACAATGACCCTTAAGCAGGGGATTGAGCGGGTACTTAAAGAGAATATACCGGAAGTAAAGGAAGTTGTGCAGGTTTAG
- a CDS encoding carbon-nitrogen hydrolase family protein, with the protein MAVFQLAVCQLNVAENKRKNIDRAAEMVRSAADNGARMVVLPEMFNCPYQTKLFPDYAEHFAGGETISMLREVAREKQIYLVGGSIPEKDGDQVYNSNFTFGPQGELLGSYRKMHLFDVDLPGGPKVQESSTLDYGHGLTVFDTEWCRVGIVICFDVRFPELIRLLALQGVQLVVIPAAFNTTSGPAHWEMTMRTRAVDNQVYVAAASPARDPETGYVVYGHSVIVEPWGEVVAEAGEGEETITVEIDTDRVEKVREQIPLLNLRRHDLYDLQWKK; encoded by the coding sequence TTGGCTGTTTTTCAACTAGCCGTATGCCAGCTTAATGTTGCCGAGAATAAAAGAAAAAATATTGACCGTGCAGCGGAAATGGTACGCAGCGCCGCAGATAACGGCGCCCGCATGGTAGTCCTGCCGGAAATGTTTAACTGTCCCTACCAGACGAAACTATTCCCTGATTATGCCGAGCACTTTGCAGGGGGAGAGACTATCTCTATGCTCAGGGAAGTAGCCAGGGAAAAGCAGATTTACCTTGTGGGAGGATCCATACCTGAAAAGGATGGAGACCAGGTATATAACAGTAATTTTACCTTTGGCCCGCAGGGAGAGTTGTTGGGCAGTTATCGCAAAATGCATCTATTTGATGTTGATCTGCCGGGGGGGCCGAAGGTGCAAGAATCCAGTACACTGGATTATGGTCATGGTCTTACGGTTTTCGATACGGAGTGGTGCCGCGTAGGTATCGTAATCTGTTTTGATGTGCGTTTTCCTGAATTGATACGGCTTTTGGCTTTGCAGGGGGTACAGCTGGTTGTGATCCCCGCAGCCTTTAATACTACCAGCGGGCCTGCTCACTGGGAGATGACCATGCGCACCCGGGCAGTGGATAACCAGGTCTATGTAGCTGCCGCTTCTCCGGCCAGGGATCCTGAAACCGGGTATGTGGTATACGGGCATTCCGTGATAGTGGAACCCTGGGGGGAAGTAGTGGCCGAGGCCGGTGAAGGCGAGGAGACCATTACGGTGGAGATTGATACCGACCGGGTGGAAAAGGTACGCGAGCAAATCCCGCTTTTAAACCTGCGCCGGCATGATTTGTATGATTTGCAGTGGAAGAAATAA
- the ychF gene encoding redox-regulated ATPase YchF, with amino-acid sequence MLEIGLVGLPMVGKTTIFNLVTNAGVETSNYQTGKTETNVSMAKVPDKRIDFLSDLYNPKKTTYAQIQFSDVPGLVQGASQGKGVGNQFLDSIRNSDLLVHVVRAFSDPDVLHADGSIDPLRDVETINMELLLTDLDLVEKRIERIKGGKKITKEAAAELEVLGKLKDALENEVSLRQLDLSDSEQEILQNYSFFTEKPLMIAVNTDEEQFKAGDYPRKQDLEAWATERETRLIEVCGQAEMEIAQLPEEDRELFMEDLGIQESGVDRLARAAFDKLGLMAFFTVGEDEVRAWTIKKETVARKAAGKIHNDLERGFIRAEVIHFDDLKTCGSMAAAKDKGLVRLEGKEYVVKDGDILNIRFNV; translated from the coding sequence ATCTTGGAAATAGGACTTGTAGGTTTGCCCATGGTGGGGAAGACCACCATATTTAACCTGGTTACCAATGCTGGTGTGGAAACATCCAACTACCAGACCGGTAAAACCGAAACCAATGTCAGCATGGCCAAAGTACCGGACAAACGCATAGATTTCTTATCCGACCTGTATAATCCTAAGAAAACTACCTACGCCCAGATTCAATTCAGCGACGTGCCGGGCCTGGTTCAAGGGGCCAGCCAGGGCAAAGGGGTTGGTAACCAGTTTTTGGATTCCATACGGAATTCAGATCTGCTGGTGCACGTGGTAAGGGCCTTTTCAGATCCGGATGTCCTTCATGCCGACGGCAGCATTGACCCGCTGCGTGATGTGGAGACTATCAACATGGAACTTTTGCTGACTGACCTGGATCTGGTGGAGAAAAGAATTGAGCGTATCAAGGGTGGCAAAAAAATAACGAAAGAAGCTGCCGCCGAGCTGGAAGTGCTGGGCAAGCTCAAGGATGCGCTGGAAAACGAAGTTTCTTTGCGCCAGCTGGATTTAAGCGACAGTGAGCAGGAAATACTGCAGAACTACAGCTTCTTTACCGAAAAACCCTTAATGATAGCTGTTAATACCGACGAAGAGCAGTTTAAGGCCGGTGATTACCCTCGTAAACAGGATTTAGAGGCCTGGGCAACGGAAAGAGAAACCAGGCTTATTGAGGTTTGCGGGCAGGCTGAAATGGAGATAGCCCAACTGCCTGAGGAAGACCGGGAGTTATTTATGGAAGATCTGGGCATTCAAGAATCCGGTGTTGACCGGCTGGCCAGGGCGGCTTTTGATAAACTGGGTTTGATGGCATTCTTTACCGTAGGAGAGGATGAAGTAAGGGCCTGGACCATCAAAAAAGAGACAGTGGCTCGCAAGGCGGCAGGAAAAATACATAATGACCTGGAGCGGGGCTTTATCCGGGCTGAAGTAATTCACTTCGATGACTTAAAGACCTGCGGCAGCATGGCCGCTGCCAAGGATAAAGGCCTGGTTCGCTTGGAAGGCAAGGAATACGTGGTCAAAGACGGAGACATCTTAAACATAAGATTTAATGTGTAG
- a CDS encoding cell wall metabolism sensor histidine kinase WalK, with protein MKIKKNNKTRPPKKPLFTGFSLTFRLSLGITLLITFLMAAVGFATFMRDRSAFMEETYSRGLSTVSSVQTLAALPLKHENYRLLNELTEKLTQDPFINQAAILDAAGNFVAHNNPQILSRPEGGQSIKEALSGKEKHANYIIGSDGTATALSFSAPIKDDNNEVSGFVNLTVDLSWVQAHLQETIRNILFNFVLAVIAGMILTRLIILRSVHRPVQSLVKATEKVSTGDFSEQVQITTRDELGRLGNAFNTMNEQLGVLFLSLRNTVSDMGHASSLIVQRSEQSQDQEQEVDETRQREIMKEINSSARRLTRMSDKLNSLALQFKTENTD; from the coding sequence ATGAAAATAAAAAAGAATAATAAAACGAGGCCTCCCAAGAAACCATTGTTTACAGGTTTTTCCCTTACCTTCCGACTAAGCCTAGGCATCACCCTGCTGATCACCTTTTTAATGGCGGCAGTTGGGTTTGCTACCTTTATGCGAGATCGTAGTGCCTTTATGGAAGAAACATATTCAAGGGGCTTGTCTACTGTAAGTTCAGTTCAAACTTTGGCCGCACTCCCCTTAAAACATGAGAATTACAGGTTACTCAATGAGCTTACTGAAAAACTAACGCAAGACCCTTTCATTAATCAGGCAGCAATCCTGGACGCCGCCGGTAATTTTGTGGCTCATAACAACCCACAAATATTAAGCCGGCCGGAAGGGGGGCAATCCATTAAAGAAGCCTTATCCGGTAAAGAAAAACATGCCAATTATATAATCGGCAGCGACGGAACCGCCACCGCCCTTTCCTTCTCAGCTCCCATTAAGGACGATAACAATGAGGTTTCCGGTTTTGTTAACCTTACGGTAGATCTGTCCTGGGTACAAGCTCACTTGCAAGAGACCATCAGAAACATTCTTTTTAACTTTGTACTGGCAGTAATTGCAGGCATGATCTTAACTCGTCTTATTATTTTGCGCTCTGTACACCGCCCGGTGCAATCACTAGTTAAAGCTACGGAAAAAGTCTCCACAGGAGACTTCTCGGAACAAGTTCAGATTACAACCCGGGATGAATTGGGGCGCCTGGGCAATGCTTTTAACACCATGAATGAACAGCTGGGAGTTCTTTTTCTATCCCTTCGCAATACCGTATCAGATATGGGACACGCATCAAGCTTGATTGTCCAGCGGTCGGAACAGTCACAAGACCAAGAGCAGGAAGTTGATGAAACCCGCCAACGTGAAATAATGAAAGAGATTAATTCTTCGGCCAGGCGACTAACCCGCATGTCAGACAAGCTTAACTCCCTGGCCCTACAATTCAAAACCGAAAATACAGATTAA
- a CDS encoding DUF192 domain-containing protein, with amino-acid sequence MGLQNCRNGYVLATQIEFATTFRARLKGLLGRPSLPPGNALVLHPCSSIHTFFMRFAIDVLFLNGDFEVVAVLESLPSYRASKIYRHSRVVVELPAGVVQETDTKAGDKLNFNL; translated from the coding sequence ATGGGTCTGCAAAACTGCCGCAATGGCTATGTATTGGCTACTCAAATAGAGTTTGCAACTACATTCAGGGCACGCCTCAAAGGTTTATTGGGCAGGCCATCACTCCCACCGGGAAACGCTCTGGTACTACACCCGTGTTCATCAATCCATACTTTTTTCATGCGATTTGCCATCGATGTTTTATTCTTAAACGGTGATTTTGAGGTTGTGGCAGTGCTGGAAAGTCTCCCTTCCTACAGAGCATCTAAAATATATAGGCATTCACGCGTGGTAGTGGAACTGCCTGCCGGCGTAGTTCAAGAGACAGACACTAAGGCCGGAGACAAATTAAACTTTAACCTGTGA
- a CDS encoding type II secretion system F family protein, with protein MIYLSLLGVFGVVLTGTITSYRLIFGERIKMAERVDQVVGNQNEPVSAREEELSAPLYQRAIKPFLAQLAGLLTRFVPAAREASLAQKMTEAGNPGNLAPRELLVIKYLLAAGGGTLLWLLADLANTSTAQGILLAAAGIPLGWIMPDIWLKSRAQRRKDEVEKNLPDVLDLLTVSVEAGLGFDGALMKVVEKFKGVLADEFLQVLQEAKMGKPRQEALRDMADRVAVDDLSNFVGSIILADKLGISMGNVLRLQSEQMRQKRRQRAEEKAMKAPVKMLLPMVMFIFPAIFIVLLGPAVINIIKAFAQ; from the coding sequence ATGATTTATTTAAGTTTATTAGGTGTATTTGGTGTAGTCTTGACCGGGACCATTACCTCCTACCGGTTAATATTCGGCGAGCGTATCAAAATGGCTGAACGGGTCGACCAAGTGGTTGGCAACCAAAACGAACCGGTATCGGCGCGGGAAGAGGAATTGTCTGCACCACTATACCAGAGGGCTATTAAACCATTTCTGGCCCAACTGGCCGGTCTTTTAACCCGTTTTGTTCCCGCGGCCCGTGAAGCCTCGCTGGCGCAAAAAATGACCGAGGCGGGGAATCCAGGAAACCTGGCGCCCAGAGAGCTACTGGTTATAAAATACCTCCTGGCTGCAGGAGGAGGCACCCTCCTTTGGCTGCTGGCAGACTTAGCCAATACTAGCACAGCCCAGGGTATCCTGCTGGCTGCAGCGGGAATCCCTCTGGGGTGGATAATGCCTGACATCTGGCTAAAATCCCGTGCCCAAAGGCGCAAAGATGAAGTGGAAAAGAACCTGCCCGACGTTTTAGACCTGCTTACCGTAAGCGTAGAAGCCGGGCTGGGCTTTGACGGCGCACTAATGAAGGTAGTGGAGAAGTTTAAGGGTGTGCTGGCAGATGAATTCCTGCAGGTATTGCAGGAAGCCAAAATGGGCAAACCGCGCCAGGAAGCGCTGCGAGACATGGCCGACAGAGTAGCGGTGGACGATTTATCTAACTTTGTGGGTTCAATAATTCTAGCCGACAAGCTGGGGATCAGCATGGGAAATGTTTTACGCCTGCAAAGCGAGCAGATGCGGCAAAAAAGGCGCCAGCGTGCAGAGGAAAAGGCAATGAAAGCACCGGTAAAAATGCTTTTACCCATGGTTATGTTTATTTTCCCGGCTATTTTTATCGTGTTGCTGGGTCCTGCCGTGATCAATATTATTAAAGCTTTTGCACAATAA